The Thunnus albacares chromosome 21, fThuAlb1.1, whole genome shotgun sequence genome window below encodes:
- the rbm33a gene encoding RNA-binding protein 33 isoform X4, which translates to MSANAQDYDFDEYDKPGIERSRRRRGEDDDLESDLEEDLLEEDWLSSKKNPSEVSDEELNDDLLQSDDEDQNMAGQDVSLNATYSLGTSYDQQGYSQEADYTDDVVNLGAGGCEEGDVEEEGYQQEGEEEYTEEYSQDNNTEMPEDQMDYSGDVAEGDDGYQDEVLDIQINEPIDGEFQDDEYQTSYADEPLDEHGVQQGEAPEEEEEEELGREEQQEEEEEDTAGGSQVFDTDEVENEAVPEEETKEESDEEDEEDEESGRIRFKSERKDGAVVRLADAGNKRRNIPETLELSEKAKQDLMEFEEQERQKRQNRYGGRGRGGGGGGRGGRGRGFFPGYGMPDFKGGNRGRMNDQRLPLMGNMGMQQPSSRMPLPHQPHQQQLQSQQHHPSRPRGPPPFQEHGRPLAQQPLQPLIPPHMAHRSPPMRPQMEPPPRMMSSPPPNFPQHHQQQPPQPKNIHINPHFRGPASSSVQVPLMPPAQSQPRPAVGPQRFPGPGDFHQHMPGNFGQPQRPPHHMEPFRNQPPQGPQDREPLFMGEHTESTRFPGQHMFDHQGPSPLMNSGNNLHQQQLPGQGQMGFGPPGPAFNQPGQGPLGLFPREPPRPNLPHHQGHQGMVGMNQQGGPPNQPRPFMGPRQPFGQQGNLFHPPQVQFGMQVRLRGLMHGPPVSQLPHHDPMPSHQPMHQQQQHHRQELSHHQQQQLNLNEPRPMMHHGQNPFHQQQAHGSPRQMTPRPQNPQQRNMSNRQRMNTPVSKQMQILPQRNSNLRELPVAPGNTTMNSARPAASPAANVRPVAKATQGVRPVQNTQPVFDGGRGRGQVAAKTASQPGGAGRTVVRKEIPSTPSSEAPQDPDEDEDMRQYRLKIEEQKRLREEILKRKEMRRQMQAGVRKKELLDRINSQTNTPNQGPAPSQNPSVQQNQQTPHPVVQQQQQQHPQPPQQQEQKQPQQQQQQQLQPQQQRQFSQRTQQSLNQSLKNPNQGIPISPNGAAQTPTPRPNVKTRLQMVKGNNQQQQTPGPGPDQQWKPPQQNQQQQQQQQQPLPRRNSALQNVNRPGAQIQSTQVPQKNIPVTSSVGPGQTQGPKPGAKRTVMQRAKNCGSEGQQVPQKVRVVKLSGAVVVSGRGRGRGGGQMGRGRPMSTRQSQRGAESEHCTVSIEGLSSSTTDVQLKNLLRSIGPIEMFKMMPQQRKAVATFSSPQHAASFQMSFHRHMIDLSHIDVSLIDG; encoded by the exons ATGTCAGCCAACGCTCAGG ATTATGACTTTGATGAATATGACAAACCCGGGATTGAGCGGTCACGCAGGAGAAGGGGTGAAGATGATGATCTAGAGAG TGATTTGGAAGAGGATTTGTTGGAGGAGGATTGGCTGTCAAGTAAAAAG aATCCCTCTGAAGTGTCAGATGAAGAGCTGAATGATGACCTTCTACaaagtgatgatgaagatcaaAATATGGC tggTCAGGATGTGAGCCTGAATGCCACATACAGCTTGGGCACATCCTATGACCAGCAGGGCTACTCGCAGGAAGCAGACTACACAGATGACGTTGTGAACCTGGGTGCAGGGGGCTGTGAAGAAGGGGAtgtagaggaggaggggtaCCAGCAAGAGGGGGAAGAGGAGTACACAGAGGAATACAGCCAggacaacaacacagagatgCCTGAGGACCAAATGGATTACTCTGGAGATGTAGCTGAGGGTGACGACGGCTACCAGGATGAAGTGCTAGACATCCAAATCAATGAGCCCATAGATGGTGAATTTCAA GATGATGAATACCAAACCTCCTATGCTGATGAGCCACTGGATGAACATGGAGTCCAACAGGGGGAGGcccctgaggaggaggaggaggaggagttgggGCGAGAAGagcagcaggaagaggaggaggaagacaccGCCGGGGGCTCTCAGGTCTTTGACACAGACGAG GTTGAAAATGAAGCTGTgcctgaagaagaaacaaaggaGGAAtcagatgaagaggatgaggaagacGAAGAGTCTGGCCGCATACGGTTTAAATCGGAGAGAAAGGATGGTGCTGTTGTGCGATTGGCTGACGCGGGCAATAAAAGAAGGAACATCCCCGAAACACTAG AACTGTCAGAGAAGGCCAAACAAGACCTGATGGAGTTTGAGGAGCAGGAACGGCAGAAGAGACAAAACCGATACGGAGGccgagggagaggaggaggaggagggggacgtggaggcagaggaagaggatTCTTCCCTGGTTATGGAATGCCAGATTTTAAAGGCggaaacagaggaagaatgaATGACCAGAGGCTCCCCCTAATGGGAAACATGGGCATGCAG CAGCCATCCTCCCGAATGCCTCttcctcatcagcctcatcagcaGCAACTGCAGTCCCAGCAGCACCACCCTTCGCGGCCAAGAGGACCTCCTCCCTTCCAAGAGCATGGGCGCCCACTGGCCCAGCAGCCCCTCCAGCCCCTCATTCCCCCGCACATGGCTCACCGCTCACCGCCGATGCGGCCCCAGATGGAGCCACCACCACGGATGATGAGCTCCCCGCCACCCAACTTCCCTCAGCAtcaccagcagcagcctccGCAGCCCAAAAACATCCACATTAACCCCCATTTCAGAGGCCCTGCATCATCCTCTGTACAAG TGCCCTTGATGCCTCCTGCTCAGAGCCAGCCCAGACCTGCTGTGGGTCCTCAGAGGTTCCCT GGACCGGGAGACTTCCATCAACACATGCCAGGTAATTTTGGTCAGCCCCAGCGGCCCCCTCATCACATGGAGCCCTTTAGGAACCAGCCACCTCAAGGCCCCCAGGACAGAGAGCCCCTCTTTATGGGAG AGCACACAGAGTCAACACGGTTTCCAGGGCAGCACATGTTTGATCACCAGGGCCCCAGCCCTCTGATGAACAGCGGCAACAACCtacaccagcagcagctgccCGGCCAGGGCCAAATGGGCTTCGGCCCACCAGGACCAGCCTTCAACCAGCCGGGCCAGGGCCCACTAGGACTATTTCCAAGAGAACCTCCAAGACCCAACCTCCCTCACCACCAAGGTCACCAGGGAATGGTCGGCATGAATCAACAAGGTGGCCCCCCCAACCAGCCCCGGCCCTTCATGGGCCCTCGTCAGCCGTTTGGCCAGCAGGGGAACCTTTTCCATCCTCCACAAGTCCAGTTTGGGATGCAGGTACGACTAAGA GGCTTAATGCATGGCCCTCCCGTCTCCCAGCTTCCGCATCATGACCCCATGCCATCCCATCAGCCTatgcaccagcagcagcaacatcatAGGCAGGAGTTATCCCATCATCAGCAGCAACAGCTAAATCTCAATGAGCCTCGCCCCATGATGCACCATGGGCAGAATCCCTTCCATCAACAGCAGGCGCATGGTAGCCCCAGGCAGATGACTCCCCGCCCTCAGAACCCCCAACAGCGCAACATGTCCAACAGGCAAAGGATG AACACACCTGTTTCCAAGCAAATGCAGATCCTTCCTCAGCGCAACAGCAATCTACGGGAGCTTCCCGTAGCACCTGGCAACACAACCATGAACAGTGCCCGCCCCGCCGCCTCCCCTGCCGCCAACGTCAGGCCTGTTGCCAAGGCAACACAGGGGGTGCGTCCCGTGCAGAACACTCAGCCGGTGTTTGACGGTGGCAGAGGAAGAGGCCAAGTTGCTGCCAAGACTGCTTCACAGCCTGGGGGAGCAGGCAGGACAGTGGTTCGCAAGGAAATCCCAAGCACACCGTCCAGCGAGGCACCACAG GACCCTGATGAGGACGAGGATATGCGTCAGTACCGTCTGAAGATCGAGGAGCAGAAGCGTCTGAGAGAGGAGATCctgaagaggaaggagatgaGACGGCAGATGCAAGCTGGCGTCAGGAAGAAGGAGCTGCTAGACAGGATCAACTCCCAGACAAATACTCCAAACCAAGGCCCAGCTCCTTCACAGAATCCATCCgtacaacaaaatcaacaaacaccACACCCCGttgtacaacaacaacaacaacaacacccaCAACCACCACAGcagcaagaacaaaaacagccacagcagcagcagcagcaacaactacAGCCACAACAGCAGAGACAGTTTTCTCAGAGAACACAACAATCGTTAAATCAGTCATTAAAAAATCCTAATCAAGGCATCCCCATTTCTCCCAACGGGGCTGCTCAGACCCCTACACCACGTCCCAATGTCAAGACACGCCTGCAGATGGTAAAGGGTAATAACCAGCAGCAACAGACTCCCGGGCCTGGTCCTGACCAGCAGTGGAAGCCGCCCCAAcaaaatcagcagcagcagcagcagcagcagcagccactaCCACGAAGGAACAGTGCTCTGCAGAACGTAAACAGACCTGGTGCTCAGATCCAGTCTACTCAGGTCCCCCAAAAGAACATACCTGTAACTTCCTCAGTGGGCCCTGGCCAGACTCAAGGACCGAAACCTGGGGCTAAAAGAACTGTAATGCAGCGGGCAAAGAATTGTGGCAGTGAAGGCCAGCAGGTGCCACAAAAAGTCAGAGTCGTCAAACTTTCAGGAGCG GTGGTTGTGTCGGGCCGGGGCCGAGGTAGAGGGGGTGGTCAGATGGGTCGAGGACGTCCGATGTCCACCAGACAAAGCCAAAGAGGTGCAGAGAGTGAACACTGTACTGTGTCCATAGAGGGCCTCTCCTCATCCACAACCGATGTTCAGCTGAAGAACCTTCTGAGATCCATCGGCCCCATAGAG ATGTTCAAAATGATGCCTCAGCAGAGGAAAGCAGTCGCCACCTTTTCCAGTCCCCAGCATGCAGCGAGTTTTCAAATGAGCTTCCATAG GCACATGATTGATTTGTCCCACATTGATGTGTCGCTGATTGATGGATGA
- the rbm33a gene encoding RNA-binding protein 33 isoform X3, giving the protein MSANAQDYDFDEYDKPGIERSRRRRGEDDDLESDLEEDLLEEDWLSSKKNPSEVSDEELNDDLLQSDDEDQNMAGQDVSLNATYSLGTSYDQQGYSQEADYTDDVVNLGAGGCEEGDVEEEGYQQEGEEEYTEEYSQDNNTEMPEDQMDYSGDVAEGDDGYQDEVLDIQINEPIDGEFQDDEYQTSYADEPLDEHGVQQGEAPEEEEEEELGREEQQEEEEEDTAGGSQVFDTDEVENEAVPEEETKEESDEEDEEDEESGRIRFKSERKDGAVVRLADAGNKRRNIPETLELSEKAKQDLMEFEEQERQKRQNRYGGRGRGGGGGGRGGRGRGFFPGYGMPDFKGGNRGRMNDQRLPLMGNMGMQQPSSRMPLPHQPHQQQLQSQQHHPSRPRGPPPFQEHGRPLAQQPLQPLIPPHMAHRSPPMRPQMEPPPRMMSSPPPNFPQHHQQQPPQPKNIHINPHFRGPASSSVQVPLMPPAQSQPRPAVGPQRFPGPGDFHQHMPGNFGQPQRPPHHMEPFRNQPPQGPQDREPLFMGEHTESTRFPGQHMFDHQGPSPLMNSGNNLHQQQLPGQGQMGFGPPGPAFNQPGQGPLGLFPREPPRPNLPHHQGHQGMVGMNQQGGPPNQPRPFMGPRQPFGQQGNLFHPPQVQFGMQGLMHGPPVSQLPHHDPMPSHQPMHQQQQHHRQELSHHQQQQLNLNEPRPMMHHGQNPFHQQQAHGSPRQMTPRPQNPQQRNMSNRQRMNTPVSKQMQILPQRNSNLRELPVAPGNTTMNSARPAASPAANVRPVAKATQGVRPVQNTQPVFDGGRGRGQVAAKTASQPGGAGRTVVRKEIPSTPSSEAPQDPDEDEDMRQYRLKIEEQKRLREEILKRKEMRRQMQAGVRKKELLDRINSQTNTPNQGPAPSQNPSVQQNQQTPHPVVQQQQQQHPQPPQQQEQKQPQQQQQQQLQPQQQRQFSQRTQQSLNQSLKNPNQGIPISPNGAAQTPTPRPNVKTRLQMVKGNNQQQQTPGPGPDQQWKPPQQNQQQQQQQQQPLPRRNSALQNVNRPGAQIQSTQVPQKNIPVTSSVGPGQTQGPKPGAKRTVMQRAKNCGSEGQQVPQKVRVVKLSGAAGKGPEAMGVPVQQQGTWSATPLNQGVQRKVTMAGQQPQGPGGTPQASRGGMGNPQQNRVVVSGRGRGRGGGQMGRGRPMSTRQSQRGAESEHCTVSIEGLSSSTTDVQLKNLLRSIGPIEMFKMMPQQRKAVATFSSPQHAASFQMSFHRHMIDLSHIDVSLIDG; this is encoded by the exons ATGTCAGCCAACGCTCAGG ATTATGACTTTGATGAATATGACAAACCCGGGATTGAGCGGTCACGCAGGAGAAGGGGTGAAGATGATGATCTAGAGAG TGATTTGGAAGAGGATTTGTTGGAGGAGGATTGGCTGTCAAGTAAAAAG aATCCCTCTGAAGTGTCAGATGAAGAGCTGAATGATGACCTTCTACaaagtgatgatgaagatcaaAATATGGC tggTCAGGATGTGAGCCTGAATGCCACATACAGCTTGGGCACATCCTATGACCAGCAGGGCTACTCGCAGGAAGCAGACTACACAGATGACGTTGTGAACCTGGGTGCAGGGGGCTGTGAAGAAGGGGAtgtagaggaggaggggtaCCAGCAAGAGGGGGAAGAGGAGTACACAGAGGAATACAGCCAggacaacaacacagagatgCCTGAGGACCAAATGGATTACTCTGGAGATGTAGCTGAGGGTGACGACGGCTACCAGGATGAAGTGCTAGACATCCAAATCAATGAGCCCATAGATGGTGAATTTCAA GATGATGAATACCAAACCTCCTATGCTGATGAGCCACTGGATGAACATGGAGTCCAACAGGGGGAGGcccctgaggaggaggaggaggaggagttgggGCGAGAAGagcagcaggaagaggaggaggaagacaccGCCGGGGGCTCTCAGGTCTTTGACACAGACGAG GTTGAAAATGAAGCTGTgcctgaagaagaaacaaaggaGGAAtcagatgaagaggatgaggaagacGAAGAGTCTGGCCGCATACGGTTTAAATCGGAGAGAAAGGATGGTGCTGTTGTGCGATTGGCTGACGCGGGCAATAAAAGAAGGAACATCCCCGAAACACTAG AACTGTCAGAGAAGGCCAAACAAGACCTGATGGAGTTTGAGGAGCAGGAACGGCAGAAGAGACAAAACCGATACGGAGGccgagggagaggaggaggaggagggggacgtggaggcagaggaagaggatTCTTCCCTGGTTATGGAATGCCAGATTTTAAAGGCggaaacagaggaagaatgaATGACCAGAGGCTCCCCCTAATGGGAAACATGGGCATGCAG CAGCCATCCTCCCGAATGCCTCttcctcatcagcctcatcagcaGCAACTGCAGTCCCAGCAGCACCACCCTTCGCGGCCAAGAGGACCTCCTCCCTTCCAAGAGCATGGGCGCCCACTGGCCCAGCAGCCCCTCCAGCCCCTCATTCCCCCGCACATGGCTCACCGCTCACCGCCGATGCGGCCCCAGATGGAGCCACCACCACGGATGATGAGCTCCCCGCCACCCAACTTCCCTCAGCAtcaccagcagcagcctccGCAGCCCAAAAACATCCACATTAACCCCCATTTCAGAGGCCCTGCATCATCCTCTGTACAAG TGCCCTTGATGCCTCCTGCTCAGAGCCAGCCCAGACCTGCTGTGGGTCCTCAGAGGTTCCCT GGACCGGGAGACTTCCATCAACACATGCCAGGTAATTTTGGTCAGCCCCAGCGGCCCCCTCATCACATGGAGCCCTTTAGGAACCAGCCACCTCAAGGCCCCCAGGACAGAGAGCCCCTCTTTATGGGAG AGCACACAGAGTCAACACGGTTTCCAGGGCAGCACATGTTTGATCACCAGGGCCCCAGCCCTCTGATGAACAGCGGCAACAACCtacaccagcagcagctgccCGGCCAGGGCCAAATGGGCTTCGGCCCACCAGGACCAGCCTTCAACCAGCCGGGCCAGGGCCCACTAGGACTATTTCCAAGAGAACCTCCAAGACCCAACCTCCCTCACCACCAAGGTCACCAGGGAATGGTCGGCATGAATCAACAAGGTGGCCCCCCCAACCAGCCCCGGCCCTTCATGGGCCCTCGTCAGCCGTTTGGCCAGCAGGGGAACCTTTTCCATCCTCCACAAGTCCAGTTTGGGATGCAG GGCTTAATGCATGGCCCTCCCGTCTCCCAGCTTCCGCATCATGACCCCATGCCATCCCATCAGCCTatgcaccagcagcagcaacatcatAGGCAGGAGTTATCCCATCATCAGCAGCAACAGCTAAATCTCAATGAGCCTCGCCCCATGATGCACCATGGGCAGAATCCCTTCCATCAACAGCAGGCGCATGGTAGCCCCAGGCAGATGACTCCCCGCCCTCAGAACCCCCAACAGCGCAACATGTCCAACAGGCAAAGGATG AACACACCTGTTTCCAAGCAAATGCAGATCCTTCCTCAGCGCAACAGCAATCTACGGGAGCTTCCCGTAGCACCTGGCAACACAACCATGAACAGTGCCCGCCCCGCCGCCTCCCCTGCCGCCAACGTCAGGCCTGTTGCCAAGGCAACACAGGGGGTGCGTCCCGTGCAGAACACTCAGCCGGTGTTTGACGGTGGCAGAGGAAGAGGCCAAGTTGCTGCCAAGACTGCTTCACAGCCTGGGGGAGCAGGCAGGACAGTGGTTCGCAAGGAAATCCCAAGCACACCGTCCAGCGAGGCACCACAG GACCCTGATGAGGACGAGGATATGCGTCAGTACCGTCTGAAGATCGAGGAGCAGAAGCGTCTGAGAGAGGAGATCctgaagaggaaggagatgaGACGGCAGATGCAAGCTGGCGTCAGGAAGAAGGAGCTGCTAGACAGGATCAACTCCCAGACAAATACTCCAAACCAAGGCCCAGCTCCTTCACAGAATCCATCCgtacaacaaaatcaacaaacaccACACCCCGttgtacaacaacaacaacaacaacacccaCAACCACCACAGcagcaagaacaaaaacagccacagcagcagcagcagcaacaactacAGCCACAACAGCAGAGACAGTTTTCTCAGAGAACACAACAATCGTTAAATCAGTCATTAAAAAATCCTAATCAAGGCATCCCCATTTCTCCCAACGGGGCTGCTCAGACCCCTACACCACGTCCCAATGTCAAGACACGCCTGCAGATGGTAAAGGGTAATAACCAGCAGCAACAGACTCCCGGGCCTGGTCCTGACCAGCAGTGGAAGCCGCCCCAAcaaaatcagcagcagcagcagcagcagcagcagccactaCCACGAAGGAACAGTGCTCTGCAGAACGTAAACAGACCTGGTGCTCAGATCCAGTCTACTCAGGTCCCCCAAAAGAACATACCTGTAACTTCCTCAGTGGGCCCTGGCCAGACTCAAGGACCGAAACCTGGGGCTAAAAGAACTGTAATGCAGCGGGCAAAGAATTGTGGCAGTGAAGGCCAGCAGGTGCCACAAAAAGTCAGAGTCGTCAAACTTTCAGGAGCG GCTGGAAAGGGGCCTGAGGCGATGGGTGTCCCAGTGCAGCAACAAGGCACCTGGTCGGCAACCCCACTCAACCAGGGCGTCCAAAGGAAGGTTACCATGGCAGGACAGCAGCCACAGGGACCAGGCGGAACACCGCAGGCTAGCCGAGGGGGCATGGGCAACCCCCAGCAAAACAGG GTGGTTGTGTCGGGCCGGGGCCGAGGTAGAGGGGGTGGTCAGATGGGTCGAGGACGTCCGATGTCCACCAGACAAAGCCAAAGAGGTGCAGAGAGTGAACACTGTACTGTGTCCATAGAGGGCCTCTCCTCATCCACAACCGATGTTCAGCTGAAGAACCTTCTGAGATCCATCGGCCCCATAGAG ATGTTCAAAATGATGCCTCAGCAGAGGAAAGCAGTCGCCACCTTTTCCAGTCCCCAGCATGCAGCGAGTTTTCAAATGAGCTTCCATAG GCACATGATTGATTTGTCCCACATTGATGTGTCGCTGATTGATGGATGA